Proteins encoded in a region of the Solanum dulcamara chromosome 9, daSolDulc1.2, whole genome shotgun sequence genome:
- the LOC129902565 gene encoding sodium/proton antiporter 1, with the protein MSMFLGIKSQCLFPFHIHFKNRPIEVLFPQTCFLKFRDGPRYRNYILAKAEDKARENSEPQIEELTTSSGTCDPLCSVDETSSQEFEATYQPKTDLLKAFAILAAAVTGTVAINQSWVAANQDIAMALLFGVGYMGIIFEESLAFNKSGVGLLMAVSLWVVRSIGAPSNDIALSQLSHATAEVSEIVFFLLGAMTIVEIVDAHQGFKLVTDNITTRKPTTLLWVVGFVTFFLSSILDNLTSTIVMVSLLRKLAPPSEYRKLLGAVVVIAANAGGAWTPIGDVTTTMLWIHGQISTIPTMKGLFLPSVVSLAVPLALLSLTSEVNGKGQNPAEVLASEQMAPRGQLVFAVGLGALVFVPVFKALTGLPPYMGMLLGLGVLWIITDAIHYGESERQRLKVPQALSRIDTQGALFFLGILLSVSSLEAAGILRELANYLDAHIPSSELIASSIGVVSAIIDNVPLVAATMGMYDLSSFPQDSEFWQLVAFCAGTGGSMLVIGSAAGVAFMGMEKVDFFWYMRKVSGFAFAGYAAGIAAYLAVYNLDISLPTALAQIPFLHGS; encoded by the exons atgtcTATGTTTCTTGGTATCAAAAGCCAGTGCCTCTTTCCTTTTCACATCCATTTCAAGAACCGCCCAATTGAAGTTCTTTTTCCTCAGActtgttttttaaaattcagAGATGGACCCAGATACCGCAATTACATCCTGGCGAAAGCCGAAGACAAAGCCAGAGAAAATTCGGAGCCGCAGATTGAG GAACTAACAACATCATCAGGAACATGTGATCCTTTGTGTTCAGTTGATGAAACAAGCTCACAAGAATTTGAAGCTACTTACCAACCAAAGACAGATTTACTGAAGGCCTTTGCCATTCTTGCGGCGGCTGTCACTGGTACAGTAGCAATAAATCAATCATGGGTGGCTGCAAATCAG GATATTGCAATGGCGTTGTTGTTTGGAGTAGGATATATGGGCATCATATTTGAAGAGTCTCTTGCATTCAACAAAAGTGGAGTAGGACTTCTGATGGCTGTGAGTTTATGGGTCGTTCGAAGCATTGGG GCCCCTTCAAATGACATAGCTCTTTCCCAGTTGTCACATGCGACTGCTGAAGTTAGTGAAATAGTGTTCTTTTTGCTTGGTGCGATGACCATCGTTGAGATAGTTGATGCTCATCAGGGATTTAAGTTGGTTACTGACAACATCACTACTCGCAAGCCAACAACTCTGCTTTGGGTG GTAGGTTTTGTGACTTTCTTCCTCAGTTCAATCCTTGATAATCTGACTTCTACTATTGTGATGGTCTCCTTATTGAGGAAACTGGCACCACCTTCAGAATACCGAAA GCTTCTTGGTGCTGTTGTTGTTATAGCAGCAAATGCTGGCGGAGCATGGACTCCCATAGGTGATGTTACAACTACAATGCTCTGGATACATGGCCAAATATCCACGATACCGACGATGAag GGTTTATTTTTACCATCAGTAGTTTCTCTAGCTGTTCCTTTGGCTCTGCTGTCCCTTACAAG TGAAGTGAATGGGAAAGGACAAAACCCTGCTGAGGTTCTGGCATCCGAACAGATGGCTCCTCGAGGACAGCTAGTTTTCGCAGTAGGACTTGGGGCTTTAGTGTTTGTACCAGTTTTCAAGGCCTTGACTGGTCTACCACCATACATGGGTATGCTGCTTGGACTGGGAGTTCTTTGGATAATCACAGATGCGATTCACTATGGAGAATCTGAAAGACAGCGGCTGAAAGTACCACAGGCTTTGTCACGCATTGATACTCAAGGAGCTCTATTCTTCCTTGGAATCCTATTGTCCGTTAGCAG CCTGGAAGCAGCAGGTATTTTGCGAGAATTGGCAAATTACCTTGATGCCCATATACCAAGTAGTGAACTCATTGCAAGCTCAATCGGGGTTGTGTCAGCAATCATAGACAATGTTCCTCTGGTTGCAGCCACCATGGGAATGTATGACCTATCTTCCTTTCCCCAAGATTCTGAATTCTGGCAGCTAGTAGCTTTTTGTGCTGGTACTGGTGGATCCATGCTAGTAATTGGTTCAGCAGCTGGAGTAGCATTTATGGGAATGGAAAAAGTCGACTTCTTTTGGTATATGAGAAAG GTTAGTGGGTTTGCTTTTGCTGGTTATGCTGCTGGTATTGCTGCGTATCTTGCAGTATATAATCTCGACATCTCACTCCCTACAGCTCTGGCTCAAATTCCTTTTCTTCATGGATCTTAA